The following proteins are encoded in a genomic region of Pan troglodytes isolate AG18354 chromosome 2, NHGRI_mPanTro3-v2.0_pri, whole genome shotgun sequence:
- the SUCNR1 gene encoding succinate receptor 1: protein MLGIMAWNATCKNWLAAEAALEKYYLSIFYGIEFVVGVLGNTIVVYGYIFSLKNWNSSNIYLFNLSISDLAFLCTLPMLIRSYAKGNWIYGDVLCISNRYVLHANLYTSILFLTFISIDRYLIIKYPFREHLLQKKEFTILISLAIWVLVTLELLPILPLINPVITDNGTTCNDFASSGDPNYNLIYSMCLTLLGFLIPLFVMCFFYYKIALFLKQRNRQVATALPLEKPLNLVIMAVVIFSVLFTPYHVMRNVRIASRLGSWKQYQCTQVVINSFYIVTRPLAFLNSVINPVFYFLLGDHFRDMLMNQLRHNFKSLTSFSR, encoded by the exons ATGCTGGGGATCATG gCATGGAATGCAACTTGCAAAAACTGGCTGGCAGCAGAGGCTGCCCTGGAAAAGTACtacctttccattttttatgGGATTGAGTTCGTTGTGGGAGTCCTTGGAAATACCATTGTTGTTTACGGCTACATCTTCTCTCTGAAGAACTGGAACAGCAGTAATATTTATCTCTTTAACCTCTCTATCTCTGACTTAGCTTTTCTGTGCACCCTCCCCATGCTGATAAGGAGTTATGCCAAAGGAAACTGGATATATGGAGACGTGCTCTGCATAAGCAACCGATATGTGCTTCATGCCAACCTCTATACCAgcattctctttctcactttTATCAGCATAGATCGATACTTGATAATTAAGTATCCTTTCCGAGAACACCTTCTGCAAAAGAAAGAGTTTACTATTTTAATCTCCTTGGCCATTTGGGTTTTAGTAACCTTAGAGTTACTACCCATACTTCCCCTTATAAATCCTGTTATAACTGACAATGGCACCACCTGTAATGATTTTGCAAGTTCTGGAGACCCCAACTACAACCTCATTTACAGCATGTGTCTAACACTGTTGGGGTTCCTTATTCctctttttgtgatgtgtttctTTTATTACAAGATTGCTCTCTTCCTAAAGCAGAGGAATAGGCAGGTTGCTACTGCTCTGCCCCTTGAAAAGCCTCTCAACTTGGTCATCATGGCAGTGGTAATCTTCTCTGTGCTTTTCACACCCTATCATGTCATGCGGAATGTGAGGATCGCTTCACGCCTGGGGAGTTGGAAGCAGTATCAATGCACTCAGGTCGTCATCAACTCCTTTTACATTGTGACACGCCCTTTGGCCTTTCTGAACAGTGTCATCAACCctgtcttctattttcttttgggaGATCACTTCAGGGACATGCTGATGAATCAACTGAGACACAACTTCAAATCCCTTACATCCTTTAGCAGATGA